The region GGCATTGGAGGCATCATGTTAGCTGAAGGAGCACTTGTTTGAGAAGAAGCTGGAGCCATTTTTTCAATTCTCCATCCTTGTATAGAATTGAAATATTTAGTTTCTCCTTGTGGGTTTACCCATTCTCTACCTCTTAAATTTATTGAAACTTTTACTGGTTCTCCAACTTGATAATTGTTTAAGTCGTCTACTCTTGCTTGAGTAAATTCAATTAAAATATGTTGAGGATATTGCTCTTCTGTAGTTACAACTAATTCTCTTTTTTTGAATGAGGCACTAACCTCTTGTGTAGGGTTAATTACTTTGATTTTTCCAATTACTTCCATAATACTCTAATTTTATTTTTCTGCTAATAATAATTTCCAGGCGTTTAATACTTTATTTTGGTCTAAATATTCTTTTGCTTTTTCGAATTTTTTATCTATGTCGTCAGCACTTAAAACAGCTTTGACTTCAAAATTTTCTTTTACAAAGATAGCAATTTCTTCTTCAGTTGGAATTTTTTCTATATTCCCTAATTTTCCTAAATCATTGCCATTAAAATGGTTGCTTTCTTTTATAAAAGCTGGAATTTGATCCACACCAATTCCTAAAGTTGTTAATGGTTTTTCCACTTCAAATAAACCAGCGTTGGCTCTACTGTACCAATTGCTTCCTAATCTGGAAACTACATCGATTTTGTGTTGGTCAATCATGCCGTCTTCACCTAAAACTTCTTCGCGAATGTGGATTTTCACAACTTCGCAAATGATTAAGTTTCCGGCGCCACCTTGATCGCCTAAGGCAATTATTTCATTTATTTTACATTCAAATTGAACCGGACTTTCTGCAACTCTAAATGGTTGTACAACATCTGAAGCTAACATCGTAAATCCTGCTTTTTCAAATTCGTTTACGCCATCTGGATATTCCGTGCTCGATAAACTCATTTGTTGTGCCATGTCATAATTCACAACATTTATAACTACTTCTTTTGTGTTTTGGGCGTTAATTAAAGTGTGTTTTATCGTATTATCTCGAACTCTTCTAGCAGGAGAAAAAACTAAAATAGGAGGATTGCTACTGAAGACATTAAAAAAACTAAATGGTGATAGATTGGGATTGCCATTTTCGTCTACGGTACTAGCAAACGCAATAGGTCTAGGTGCAATAGCTGTTTGTAAATACCCTTGTAATTTTGCAGGAGCAAGTTCTTTCGGATTAATACTTAACATGTGTGTTATTTTTTTAGCAAATATACTTTAAAATTAAATGAATTTATAATGCCCAATTGTATAATTAAAAAGTAAATTTAATTTTAAACCAATTTTTGACTTTTGTCTTTTGACTTTTAGCAAAATTAGCGTTATTTTTACTCAAATTTGATTTCATGCAATTTTCTGATAAGCGAAATTTGACCCGTTGGGTAATCATTATTTCTTCTTTTTTAATCGCTTCCTTAATACTTTGGAATACTTATATCTTTTTTCAAATTTTTAAAGACGAAGAACGAAATAAAATGGAGTTATGGGCTACAGCTCAAAAAAGCATTATGAATGCAAATGAAAATACGGATATTGATCTTCCACTATTTATTTTATCTAATAATCAATCCATTCCATTAATTTTAACTGATAAAAACGGTGCAATTCTAAATCAGGCAAATATTGAAGAAAATATAGTTAAAGATAGTTTGAAACTAAAAGAATTTCTGTTGAAAATTAAAAACCAAAATGCACCAATTAGAGTTCAACTTTCCGATAAAGAATACCAATTATTATATTATGGCGATTCACCAATGTTGAATCAATTAAAGTATTATCCTGTTGCTTTATTGTTAGTTGCTTTTTTGTTTGGAGGTGTTGTGTACAATTTTTATCGGGCTACTAAAATGGCAACGCAAAATAAGTTATGGGCGGGAATGGCAAAAGAAAC is a window of Flavobacterium indicum GPTSA100-9 = DSM 17447 DNA encoding:
- a CDS encoding DUF3127 domain-containing protein yields the protein MEVIGKIKVINPTQEVSASFKKRELVVTTEEQYPQHILIEFTQARVDDLNNYQVGEPVKVSINLRGREWVNPQGETKYFNSIQGWRIEKMAPASSQTSAPSANMMPPMPAADAFEPATNFNEEEHDDLPF
- a CDS encoding flavin reductase family protein; this translates as MLSINPKELAPAKLQGYLQTAIAPRPIAFASTVDENGNPNLSPFSFFNVFSSNPPILVFSPARRVRDNTIKHTLINAQNTKEVVINVVNYDMAQQMSLSSTEYPDGVNEFEKAGFTMLASDVVQPFRVAESPVQFECKINEIIALGDQGGAGNLIICEVVKIHIREEVLGEDGMIDQHKIDVVSRLGSNWYSRANAGLFEVEKPLTTLGIGVDQIPAFIKESNHFNGNDLGKLGNIEKIPTEEEIAIFVKENFEVKAVLSADDIDKKFEKAKEYLDQNKVLNAWKLLLAEK